The following DNA comes from Fusarium fujikuroi IMI 58289 draft genome, chromosome FFUJ_chr03.
GTGTAGGATCAGCGGACGTCCATATAATTAGCTTCGCAGTGCCCTGGGAACATGCATTTACTTATCAATGCATTGAAAGACACCTTGAACGCATTAGGGACGCTGAATAGTTCTGAGTCAATAGTCGTCTGACACGTTGGCGGACATTGACTTACCCGGCGCCAGAGGCAAGGAAACGAAGTTGTCTCTTATTAAGCAAGGGGTGTGATCCAGAGTGGTTTCATCTGATGAATTACtttgtggtggtgttgcAGAATGTATccataggtaaggtaagtaaGGTATGAGACAGAGGCAAGAAACTACAACTGCCATTGCTTCCGATTGTGTGTATCTGTAGCTCATAATCTTAGGTGGTTGCACGTTGCTCTACCGGGCTATTTTGATGTCTCGTACAACGCTGCTTACCTAGTGGATAAAGCTGGATCGATTATCAACATCCACAGCCCCGCGACGGATTATTTCAAGGCTGTATACCTAGCTCTGTCAAAATGAAGGGAACATATGGATCCGTTCAAAATACCCGTACCATCATGCTTAAGAACCACTCACTTGTTAGCACAATACGCAGGACTTGGAACAATGCTTGACAAGAGGTACACATAGTGCCAGATGCCACATACAGGAATCCTTGCCTTGTTACCAGCCTCCTGAATTTAGCACGAGAAGAGGTAAAAAGTAAATGGAGCAGCAACAACGCTACCCACCGCCTCTTGATGCTAGTCTTTTTTTGTCTGGCCAAGTAGTCTCGAAGACATCTTCCATAGCTTGACAAGGGTTAGTACTTCAACGGTCAGAAGTCGAGATCAGGAATTGAAGACCAAAGGTTAGCAAATGGAGTAGATAACGCAGCGGTAAACTCTTCATGCAAGCACCCCCCTGCAGAAGCAAGAATATCTCGTATTGCATAGCATCAGCGCTTGCGACATATTCAAGATCCATTGTTAAGTACGGACTGGGTACAAATGAATTCCATGTGCGCCCATGGTAGTTTCCTAGCAGGCTTGCGGCGCGAGAAACAGAAGCTCCACTTATCCCCTGGAAGCCAAGGCCAACCTAAACGTGGGATCAACTCTTCCCTCTCTCCTAATTCTCACCTCATCCTCCGCGATAATTCTTAGCATTAGAGCTTCTGTGAGAGGAGGGGATACTTATCTTTGCATTGCcttgctttgccttgccttgccttgccttgccttgccttgcaaACTGTCACTCGTTAAAcactgtttcttcttcttcttcttctttctatTGTTTGTATTTCCCAGCACAGCCACTGTGCTATTCCTAATACACCGCCCAGTCGACTCTACAATCAACCTAACCGTTCAATAATTACTTCAACTGACACTACGGTATTCGCACTCACTAATACCGCCTCCTCTTCTTATCTCGACTTGCTTCCCGTCCTTTCGCCAAGCTGCAGCAATCCGGCATCTCCCACCCATCTTGTGTGGCCTAACTCTGCATTCCAGCCGTCGTCGACCCGGAGACACGATATCTGGTTCCTCATTCTTCCCAACACGCCGCTCAAATACCTGACCGGAGAACACGGACGCGTACAGGACTCACGAGACACGCAATTAAAGAGGCATCCCGTCCGTCACCCCACATTTCCGAAGCTGACAGGACTTGCGAGAAACTCACTGTTCAACGAAGAACTGCAAAGTCAATTGATCATCACCGGTGACGAGATCACTTGATACGAGGACGAAGCTCGCCGATAATTAAACTCTGGGTTGCTCCTCTCAAGTTCATTGGTTCCTGAATCAGTAAGGTGGCGCACTCTACTACCCGTGGCTGTGATACGTACCACAGTCGTACACCTTGAAACCGCTTGGTATGTCTTTTCTCACAAATCCTGGGTACAACATATGATTCCGAATTGCTCTGGTTATGCAATTTATCTTCATATGACCTTGGTCTGCTCTCTATTCCCATCACTCCATCCATTACGACGCTGTTATTTCGGTTGATGATTTGTTTGTCGTCATCCCACCCGACACCCATGCAGGCCAAGTGCTTCAGGTACCGCATTACAGTAAAAGGAACGACCTAACCGTATTCAGCTAGTGGCTAGATCCTCGAAATCCAATGCACGCCGAGAGAACGGGCATCGCCATCGCTAGCAATTTCCCGCATACGTGCTGCAGTAGCATTGCCTGTTGCTCAACTTGAATCTTTCAAACTGCGACTCTACACCTCGATCACATACATTCAACGACTCTTCTTCCTACCATCTTGACCACAGACAAACTCCACGACTACAGAGAACCTGATTTTTCGCATTTTCGGGTTTTTAGTCAGACGGATACCTCTCAGCGGACGCCTCGATTCGTATCACTCCCGCTCTCGACCGTTTTGAAAACGCGATTCTTCGCCCCTTGATATGGCCCGCACTTAATCCTGAGATGCATCACGAACAAATTCAATTCCAACGACCACGGCATTTGACCTCCTTGAGCAGGGACACGATACGGACTCAGCGGCCGGACACACCGTTTTAATATTAGGTGACGATTTATAGTTATGCGATTACCTTTCCAACGGCGTAGCCCATCGGCACGCCAAAGCCACAGCCTAGGTCCCGTTCTGGGTCCCAGCCTGGCGGTTTTAGCAGCTCTGGCGCCATCTCTCACACATGCCATAACATTCAGTCCTGTGCCGTCGCCAAATCTAGACTTCTCTAACCTGGGCAGGATCGGCATAGTTGGGGATTATGATGGAATTTCACTTTATGAATACGAGGGACAAAAAGAGAGCACTCGCAGCTCCAACGGCAGCGAGTCACTTCTGGCACAGATGCCCAACGGCGCCTTCGTCTCGATACTATCCACCGATGCGTCGATTAGAGCCATGTGCTCGTTCCAGCTCAGTAACGGAGATATGCAAGGAGTGGTAATTGGTGGTAATTTCACGAGCCTGGACGGGACGCAGTCAAAGGCAGTTGCTCTTTTCAACCCCAACACGACTGAGATCACCCCCTTGGACGGAATTGAGGGCGAGGTCAACGCACTATATTGCGACCAGGAACGAGACACGGTCTATGTGGGTGGCAATTTCAAGGGCGCCAACTCTACGAACGCCATTGCCTGGGTTGGTACGGATGGATGGACAAATTTGCCGTTCGCCGGCTTCAATGGCCCTGTAAAGGCCATCACAAAAGCTTCTAACGGACACATAATTTTCGGCGGAACCTTTACTGGTCTTGGAAACTCGAGTACACCCAATAGCTCTTCAAACCAGGTCATCAATCTATCGACAGCCAACATCACGGACGAAAATGGATCATCTGGTACCGACCCCACGGACATCGTATGCCCCGGTTCTTCTTCGACTCCTTGGTTATTACAAGACGACACACCGGGGTACTGGGAAGCGGATTTTTCTTTTGGATTTGCGCCGACCAAGCTCAGACTTCGGAATACGCGCCAGGACGGTCGTGGCACCAAGACTTTCCGCTTCCTTGCGTATCCTATCAATGGAATCATGAATTTGACCTACGTCGATTCTGAGAGTGGTAACAACATCACCTGTACTAGCGAGTGTCCACTCcgcgacgatgaagattACCAGGATTTCACATTTGTCAACCGCGTCGGCATGAATAAGTTTCGCATTGCTATTTCCGACTGGTATGGCAGTGGAGGTGGTCTGGAGTCTATTGAGCTATTCCAGAGTGACATCTTTGCCTATGCTATTACCGACTTCAACGAGCCCAAATGTGGTGGAGTTAAGAACCCAGCTTCGGCTACTCACACTGGGCCTTGGAAGGTTTCTCCCTCGCTAGAGAGCAGCTCCGAGTATCTGACTGCCGAGCTCAACGGTGACTATGACCCCGAAAAGATATCTGTTACATTCTTTCCCAACATCATAGAATCTGGAAACTACTCTGTCAACATCTACACCCCAGGCTGTCAAGCTGATGACACCTGTGCTACTCGAGGCCGCGTCAATATTACCGGAGTCATGtcaggtgatgatgataaggaTACTAATTTTACATCGACTTTATATCAAACAAACGATTTTGATAAGTACGATCAGATATATTTCGGATACATTGAGAAGAGCTCGGGTTCATTCACCCCCTCTGTCACTCTCCGCCCACTTGCAGGTCAAGATGTCGACACCCTTACAATTGTCGCTCAGAGGGTTGAATTCACTCTCACCAACTCCACTGGTGGCCTCAACGGTCTCTTCGACTTCGATCCTGAGCAAGCAGTAGTCAACGCTACTAGTATTGTGAACTCTCCTATCAATAAACTTGGCGCAAGTTTTGATAGGGCCTCGGGTGTAAGCGTTTTGGTCACGGATAGTAATACTACCTACGTTGGTGGCAACTTCACCTCCAAGGATCACGACAACATCCTCGCTATTATCGAAAATGACGATGTGAAGGAGCCTGGGGGCGGTTTGAATGGCGAAGTCTTCGCCATGTACCTCAACGCTACACAGCTCTATGTCGGCGGTGATTTTTCTAACACTGACAGCGGACCTGTGACTGGCCTGGATAACGTCGCAGTTTACGACACCAAGGAAGACAAGTGGGGTGCTTTAGGAGCTGGCCTCAATGGCCCGGTGATGCGTGCTGTCCCACTGATGCTAAACATCACTGCCGACACTCCTGAACTTGTGATTGCTTTCACGGGAGAATTTTCTTCATGCAACTCCTTCGCCAACCACGATGCCATTTTCGTGGATGGTTTTGCCATATGGGTAGCTTCTCAAGGCAACTGGTTGCAAAACATCGACGGCAACTACCCTGCTTTTGATGGTTCACTTACAGCCGCTGTCCTAGATATTCCCATGGACGGCGGGTCTCTGTACGCTGGAGCGCTCTCGTCCGCACAACTCGGTACAAACGGCGCCGCTACCCTCTCGGACGATGGTCTTGGTCAGTTCCCTCTCAAAATCCGTGCCGCTACTCCGTCGTCCAGCTCATCTGCACTGAGCCGTCGAGATGTTACTTCCTTCAATAAAAACACCACGGGCGTTGTGACTGGTATATTTTACGACGAAAATGAttacaacatcaccatcctAGCAGGTCATTTTACGACCGAGTCGACAGAAGGCGATAAGTTACAAAATATTGTGCTCCTTGAGGATGACAACGTGGCTGGACTTGGTTCTGACATTTCAAATGGTTCTACATTTGTCGCACTCGCTGTGCGGAATGGTATCTTGTTCGCAGGTGGTGATATCAGCG
Coding sequences within:
- a CDS encoding related to Pst1p yields the protein MRLPFQRRSPSARQSHSLGPVLGPSLAVLAALAPSLTHAITFSPVPSPNLDFSNLGRIGIVGDYDGISLYEYEGQKESTRSSNGSESLLAQMPNGAFVSILSTDASIRAMCSFQLSNGDMQGVVIGGNFTSLDGTQSKAVALFNPNTTEITPLDGIEGEVNALYCDQERDTVYVGGNFKGANSTNAIAWVGTDGWTNLPFAGFNGPVKAITKASNGHIIFGGTFTGLGNSSTPNSSSNQVINLSTANITDENGSSGTDPTDIVCPGSSSTPWLLQDDTPGYWEADFSFGFAPTKLRLRNTRQDGRGTKTFRFLAYPINGIMNLTYVDSESGNNITCTSECPLRDDEDYQDFTFVNRVGMNKFRIAISDWYGSGGGLESIELFQSDIFAYAITDFNEPKCGGVKNPASATHTGPWKVSPSLESSSEYLTAELNGDYDPEKISVTFFPNIIESGNYSVNIYTPGCQADDTCATRGRVNITGVMSGDDDKDTNFTSTLYQTNDFDKYDQIYFGYIEKSSGSFTPSVTLRPLAGQDVDTLTIVAQRVEFTLTNSTGGLNGLFDFDPEQAVVNATSIVNSPINKLGASFDRASGVSVLVTDSNTTYVGGNFTSKDHDNILAIIENDDVKEPGGGLNGEVFAMYLNATQLYVGGDFSNTDSGPVTGLDNVAVYDTKEDKWGALGAGLNGPVMRAVPLMLNITADTPELVIAFTGEFSSCNSFANHDAIFVDGFAIWVASQGNWLQNIDGNYPAFDGSLTAAVLDIPMDGGSLYAGALSSAQLGTNGAATLSDDGLGQFPLKIRAATPSSSSSALSRRDVTSFNKNTTGVVTGIFYDENDYNITILAGHFTTESTEGDKLQNIVLLEDDNVAGLGSDISNGSTFVALAVRNGILFAGGDISGTIDGTDIRGLVSYDLEAKSFNSQPASVSGANSTVAAIAVRPGDSGDVYVGGSFDTAGALDCPGLCTYNVNSGQWNRPGSELEGTVYSLLWLSNNQLVVGGDLRGNGSDQRFLASWDANSESWSNFPGSEDIPGPVAVISPGSIDYDQLWVAGTSLKDDSVYIMKYDGEKWHAAGPSLSSSTIIRGLQVFSVTEDHETADLLDKNQVLMLTGSIDITGFGAASAALFNGTTYQPYAMTIKAGDGPGTIAGIFTQRDSFFKEEKHMALGFVVLIGLAIALGLMLLLVLCGIILDRIRKKREGYVPAPTSMYDRGSGMRHIPPHELLESLGHGRGGAPPRV